The following nucleotide sequence is from Synechococcus sp. CBW1004.
GGAAGACCTCCGGCCACCTCGACTTCTACAGCGAGAGCATGTTCGGGCCGATGCAGGTGGATGAGCGGGAGTATCAGCTCAAGCCGATGAACTGCCCGTTCCACGTACTCACCTATGCCAGCCGCCTGCGCTCCTATCGCGAACTGCCGATCCGCTGGGCCGAACTGGGCACCGTGTATCGCTACGAGCGTCCCGGCGTGATGCATGGCCTGATGCGCGTGCGCGGCTTCACCCAGGACGACGCCCACGTCTTCTGCCTGCCGGAGCAGATCAGCGACGAGATCCTGCGCATCCTCGATCTCACCGAGCAGATCCTCTCGACGTTTGATTTCCGCAGCTACGAGATCAACCTCTCCACCCGGCCGGAGAAGTCGATCGGCGAAGACGCCGTCTGGGATCTGGCCACCCAGGGCCTGATTGAGGCCCTCGATCGCAAGGGGTGGAGCTACAGGATCGATGAGGGCGGCGGCGCCTTCTACGGCCCCAAGATCGATCTCAAGATCGAGGATGCGATCGGCCGACTGTGGCAGTGCTCCACGATTCAGCTCGATTTCAACCTGCCCGAGCGCTTCAGGCTCGAGTACGTGGCCGCCGATGGATCCCGGCAGCGACCGATCATGATTCACCGCGCCATCTTCGGCTCGCTGGAACGGTTCTACGGAATCATGACCGAAAACTATGCCGGCGATTTCCCCTTCTGGCTGGCCCCGGAGCAACTCCGTCTGCTGCCGGTCACCGATGAGGTGCGCCCCTATGCCGAGGATGTCCTGCATCAGCTGCAGGCTGCGGGCATCCGGGCCACGATTGACCATTCCGGCGACCGCCTCGGCAAGCTCATCCGCAACGGCGAACAGATGAAGATCCCCGTGCTGGCGGTGATCGGCGCCAAGGAGGCCGAAGCCGGCAGCCTCAGCCTGCGCAGCCGCCGCGAAGGCGACCTGGGCAGCGTGGCTGTGAGCGAACTGCTCGCCGCCGCCGGCGCGGCCAACCGCGACCGCGCCGCCGGTCTGGGGTTGGCGCCGGCCGCGGCCGCCAGCTGACGTCCGCCGGAACACCCCCCATGACCACCCTGCTGGCCGGCGACATCGGCGGCACCAAGACGCTGCTCAGCCTGCATGCCGCCGGCGGACTGGAGACCCTGGCCCAGGAGCGCTACAGCTCGGCCGACTGGCCGGATCTGGCGGCGATGGTCAACCACTTTCTGGAGGGTCTGCGCCCCGCCGGCCATGCCCATCCCTCGGTGGCCTGCCTGGCGGTGGCCGGTCCGGTGCAGGCCGGCCGCGCCCGCCTCACCAACCTTCCCTGGAGCCTCGGGGAACACGAGCTGGCCCGCGATTGCGCCATCCCGCGCGTCGAGCTGGTGAACGACTTCGCGGTGCTGATCTACGGCCTGCCCCATCTGCAGCCAGCACAGCAGGCGCCCGTCCGGGGTGGTTCGGCCCAGCCGCAGGCGCCTCTCCTGATCCTGGGGGCCGGCACCGGCCTCGGCGTGGCGATCGGCGTTCCCACCACCTCCGGCCTGCAGGCGCTGGCCAGTGAGGCGGCCCACGGCGAATTCGCCCCCCGCAGCCAGGCGGAGTGGGAGCTCAGGCAGTGGCTGCAGCACGACCTGGCGATCGAGCGGGTGTCGATCGAGCGGGTGGTCAGTGGCACCGGCCTTGGCCATGTGGCCCGCTGGCTGCTCAGCCGTGAGCCCCGGCAGGGTGTCGACCATCCCCTGAGCACCGTCGCCGAGGGCTGGCTGCGTCCCGGGGCGGAGGATGGGGAGCGCCGCGATCTGCCGGCGGCGGTCGCGGGCGCGGCGGCGGCAGGTGACCCCCTGGCCCGTACCGCCCTGGATCTCTGGCTGGGGGCCTATGGGGCGGTGTGCGGCGATCTGGCCCTGGCCTGCCTGCCGCGCGGTGGCATCTGGCTGGCGGGCGGCACGGCGGCCAAGCTGCTCGCCGAGCTGCGCTCACCCGCCTTCATCGACGCCTTTCTCGCCAAGGGGCGCCTGACGCCCGTGCTGGAGCCGATCCCCATTCAGGCGGTCACCGATGCGGCCATCGGCAGCTTCAGCGCCGCCTGCCGGGCGCGCATGCTGCTGGCCTGACCCACCGGCTGCGACACTGGCCACAGTGAACCGAACCGGATGGAGCGCCCCAGCCTCGGCCAGGGGGTGGTGGTCAACGTTCCTGCGACGACCGCCAACCTCGGCCCAGGATTTGATTGCCTGGGCGCTGCCCTTGATCTCGGCAACCGCTTCGCGCTGCAGGTGGTGGATGGCGGCGCCGAGCGATTCGACCTGATCATCGAGGGCAGCGAGGGCTCCCATCTGCGTGGCGGCCCGGACAACCTGGTGTATCGGGCTGCCCAACGCGTCTGGCGGGAAGCCGGCATCGAGCCCGTGGCCCTGGAGGCGCGCGTGCAGCTGGCGGTGCCGCCGGCCCGTGGACTCGGCAGCAGTGCCACCGCGATCGTCGCCGGCCTGATCGGTGCCAACGCCCTGGTGGGCGAGCCGCTGAGCACCGAGAAACTGCTCGAGCTGGCGATCGACATCGAGGGCCATCCCGACAACGTGGTGCCCTCGCTGCTGGGGGGCCTCTGTCTGACGGCACGCACCGCCTCGCAGCGCTGGCGTGTGCTGCGCTGCGAATGGGCCGCCGATGTGCAGGCGGTGGTGGCGATTCCGTCGATCCGGCTGAGCACCTCCGAGGCGCGTCGCGCCATGCCCCGCAGCATCCCGATTCCCGATGCGGTGATCAACCTCGGTGCCCTCACCCTGCTGCTGCAGGGACTGCGCACCGGCAACGGCGATCTGATCGCCGACGGCCTGCATGACCGCATCCATGAGCCCTACCGCTGGGGGCTGATCCAGGGAGGGCGCAGCGTGCGCCAGGCCGCTCTGGAGGCGGGAGCCTGGGGCTGCGTGATCAGCGGTGCCGGCCCGACGCTGCTTGCCCTTGCGCCCCCCGATCGGGCTGAAGCGATCAGTGCGGCGATGGTGGCGGCCTGGGAGCGCGAAGGGGTCAGCAGCCGTGGGGAGGTGCTGGCCCTGCAGGATCGGGGCAGCCGCTGGGAGCCGCTGGCCAGGACACACTGAACCTAGGTAGATCTACCCACCACTCTGTACACGCGGCTGTAACGTTGCGTCGCTCGGGACACCCCTCTGCGGCAGGGCCGCGGCGATCGTCCCCACCGCCCTGAATTCGCTGGAGTTATGGACGCATCCCTGCTTTTGACGGTCGCGTCCTCACTCCCAAGTGCTCCACTGGCTTCCCTGGTCTCCGAGGCGGCCCCGGTGCCTGCAGCGTTCCCCTGGCTGACGCTGGTGGTGCTCCTGCCGGCCGCCGCCGCGCTGTTGATGCCGCTGCTCCCCGCCGGGGATGGCAGCGATCCCCGTGCACCCCGCCTGCTGGCCTTCGGCACGCTTCTGATCGATTTCGTGCTGATGCTGTGGGTGTTCAGCCGTCAGTTCGACCCCACGCTCAGCCAGCTGCAGCTGGTGGAGCGGGTGCCCTGGATCCCGGCCCTGGGCCTGGAGTGGTCCCTCGCGGCGGATGGTCTGTCGGCGCCGCTGGTGGTGCTGAGCGGTCTGGTGACGATGCTGTCGGTGGCGGCCAGCTGGAACATCAACCGCAAGACGCGGCTCTATTTCGGGCTGTTGCTGCTGCAGGCCTCGGCCCAGGCGCTGGTGTTTCTCTCCCAGGACTTCCTGCTGTTCTTCCTGGCCTGGGAGCTGGAACTGGTGCCGGTGTATCTGCTGATCGCCATCTGGGGCGGCAAGCAGCGTCAGTACGCCGCCACCAAGTTCATCCTCTACACGGCCACCGCCTCGCTGCTGATCCTGTTGAGTGGCCTGGCCCTGGCGCTCTCCGGCCCCTTCACCCTCAATCTCACCGAGCTGGCCGCCCGCTCCCCCGGCGGCAGCTTCGGCCTGCTCTGCTACCTCGGCTTCCTGATCGGGTTCGGCGTCAAGCTGCCGATGTTCCCGCTCCATACCTGGCTTCCCGATGCCCACGGCGAGGCCAACGCGCCCGTGTCGATGCTGCTGGCGGGTGTGCTGCTGAAGATGGGCGGCTACGCCTTGCTGCGCTTCAACGTGCAGATGCTGCCCGAGGCCCATGTGCAGCTGGCGCCGGCCCTGGTGCTGCTGGGCATCGTCAACATCATCTATGGCGCGCTCAACGCCTTCGCCCAGGACAACGTCAAGCGGCGCATCGCCTGCAGCTCGGTGAGCCACATGGGCTTCGTGCTGGTGGGGATCGGCGCGATCGACGCTCTGGGGATGAGCGGCGCGATGCTTCAGATGATCAGCCACGGCCTGATCGCGGCGGCGATGTTCTTCGTCACCGGCGTGTTCTACGAGCGCACCGAGACGCTCTCGATCCCCAACATGGGCGGCCTGGCGAAGGCGCTGCCGATCACCTTCGCCTTCTTCCTGGCCAGCTCACTGGCCTCGCTGGCGCTGCCCGGCATGAGCGGCTTCGTCAGTGAGATCACGGTGTTCCTGGGCCTGACCTCCAGCGACGCCTTCACCACATCGTTCCGGGTGATCGCGGTGCTGCTGGCGGCGATCGGCCTGGTGCTGACGCCGGTGTATCTGCTTTCGCTGTGCCGCCGCGTCTTCTTCGGCCCCAGGATT
It contains:
- the thrS gene encoding threonine--tRNA ligase produces the protein MSHVMAMAVQKLFPKAQVTIGPWTENGFYYDFDSPDPFTEADLKAIRKEMIRIINRKLPLERLEVSRAEAEARIKAQNEPYKLEILAGIQEPITLYTLGEEWWDLCAGPHVANTAELNPKAFALESVAGAYWRGDENNAQLQRIYGTAWETPEQLAEYQRRQEEAKRRDHRRLGVDLDLFSIEDEAGAGLVFWHPRGARMRLLIENLWRELHFAAGYELLYTPHVADISLWKTSGHLDFYSESMFGPMQVDEREYQLKPMNCPFHVLTYASRLRSYRELPIRWAELGTVYRYERPGVMHGLMRVRGFTQDDAHVFCLPEQISDEILRILDLTEQILSTFDFRSYEINLSTRPEKSIGEDAVWDLATQGLIEALDRKGWSYRIDEGGGAFYGPKIDLKIEDAIGRLWQCSTIQLDFNLPERFRLEYVAADGSRQRPIMIHRAIFGSLERFYGIMTENYAGDFPFWLAPEQLRLLPVTDEVRPYAEDVLHQLQAAGIRATIDHSGDRLGKLIRNGEQMKIPVLAVIGAKEAEAGSLSLRSRREGDLGSVAVSELLAAAGAANRDRAAGLGLAPAAAAS
- the glk gene encoding glucokinase, which encodes MTTLLAGDIGGTKTLLSLHAAGGLETLAQERYSSADWPDLAAMVNHFLEGLRPAGHAHPSVACLAVAGPVQAGRARLTNLPWSLGEHELARDCAIPRVELVNDFAVLIYGLPHLQPAQQAPVRGGSAQPQAPLLILGAGTGLGVAIGVPTTSGLQALASEAAHGEFAPRSQAEWELRQWLQHDLAIERVSIERVVSGTGLGHVARWLLSREPRQGVDHPLSTVAEGWLRPGAEDGERRDLPAAVAGAAAAGDPLARTALDLWLGAYGAVCGDLALACLPRGGIWLAGGTAAKLLAELRSPAFIDAFLAKGRLTPVLEPIPIQAVTDAAIGSFSAACRARMLLA
- the thrB gene encoding homoserine kinase, giving the protein MERPSLGQGVVVNVPATTANLGPGFDCLGAALDLGNRFALQVVDGGAERFDLIIEGSEGSHLRGGPDNLVYRAAQRVWREAGIEPVALEARVQLAVPPARGLGSSATAIVAGLIGANALVGEPLSTEKLLELAIDIEGHPDNVVPSLLGGLCLTARTASQRWRVLRCEWAADVQAVVAIPSIRLSTSEARRAMPRSIPIPDAVINLGALTLLLQGLRTGNGDLIADGLHDRIHEPYRWGLIQGGRSVRQAALEAGAWGCVISGAGPTLLALAPPDRAEAISAAMVAAWEREGVSSRGEVLALQDRGSRWEPLARTH
- a CDS encoding NAD(P)H-quinone oxidoreductase subunit 4, whose amino-acid sequence is MDASLLLTVASSLPSAPLASLVSEAAPVPAAFPWLTLVVLLPAAAALLMPLLPAGDGSDPRAPRLLAFGTLLIDFVLMLWVFSRQFDPTLSQLQLVERVPWIPALGLEWSLAADGLSAPLVVLSGLVTMLSVAASWNINRKTRLYFGLLLLQASAQALVFLSQDFLLFFLAWELELVPVYLLIAIWGGKQRQYAATKFILYTATASLLILLSGLALALSGPFTLNLTELAARSPGGSFGLLCYLGFLIGFGVKLPMFPLHTWLPDAHGEANAPVSMLLAGVLLKMGGYALLRFNVQMLPEAHVQLAPALVLLGIVNIIYGALNAFAQDNVKRRIACSSVSHMGFVLVGIGAIDALGMSGAMLQMISHGLIAAAMFFVTGVFYERTETLSIPNMGGLAKALPITFAFFLASSLASLALPGMSGFVSEITVFLGLTSSDAFTTSFRVIAVLLAAIGLVLTPVYLLSLCRRVFFGPRIPALAVVGDMKPRELLIGLTLLVPTLTIGFWPRIAIDFYQAGTDALSSELSQVTVQALAQLPLIG